From the Motacilla alba alba isolate MOTALB_02 chromosome Z, Motacilla_alba_V1.0_pri, whole genome shotgun sequence genome, one window contains:
- the CAAP1 gene encoding caspase activity and apoptosis inhibitor 1 isoform X1 gives MPGRKSSKEKKRRRSRSCCPEGAPGPDGSDRKRRSTESSHGALEETKCNVLSGEKVEEAEQPSDIEEGGLDLTVSLKPVSFYIGDKKEMLQQCFCVIGEKKLQKMLPDTLKNCSMDEIKRLCMEQLELLSEKKLLKILEGKIGADSDTDEEADGGDKTGGDSVSQQDNSIDSTSSLREDSKLEGQESKQGKGEDSDVLSINADAYDSDIEGPCNEEDGPDVQESTVRSGAGQIDDLQKDIEKSVNEILGLAESSPKEPKAATLAVPPSEDVQPSAQQLELLELEMRARAIKALMKAGDVKKHP, from the exons ATGCCGGGCAGGAAGTCTTCCAAGGAGAAGAAGAGGCGCCGCTCGCGTTCCTGCTGCCCGGAGGGAGCCCCGGGGCCGGATGGCAGCGACAGGAAGCGGCGGAGCACCGAATCCAGCCACGGTGCCCTGGAG GAAACAAAGTGCAATGTACTCTCTGGAGAAAAAGTGGAAGAAGCTGAACAACCCAGTGATATAGAAGAAGGAGGATTAGATCTCACTGTGTCACTCAAACCTGTCAGTTTCTACATTGGGGACAAAAAGGAAATGCTTCAACAGTGTTTCTGTGTTATAGGGGAGAAGAAACTACAGAAGATGCTGCCTGATACTTTAAAG AACTGTTCCATGGACGAAATCAAAAGACTTTGCATGGAGCAGTTGGAGCtgttatctgaaaaaaaactgTTGAAGATACTTGAAG GCAAGATTGGAGCTGATTCTGATACTGACGAGGAGGCAGATGGAGGAGACAAGACTGGAGGTGATTCAGTCAGTCA ACAGGACAACAGTATAGACTCAACTTCTTCTCTGAGAGAAGACAGCAAGCTGGAAGGTCAGGAATCAAAACAAG GCAAGGGAGAAGATAGTGATGTCCTCAGCATAAATGCAGATGCATATGACAGTGACATAGAAGGCCCATGCAATGAAGAGGATGGTCCAGATGTGCAGGAGAGCACTGTCAGAAGTGGAGCTGGCCAGATAGATGACCTTCAGAAGGACATTGAGAAGAGTGTGAATGAGATTCTGGGGTTGGCAGAGTCCAGCCCGAAGGAGCCCAAAGCAGCAACCTTAGCTGTTCCTCCATCAGAAGATGTTCAGCCATCAGCACAACAGCTGGAACTTCTGGAACTTGAGATGAGGGCCAGAGCTATTAAGGCTCTGATGAAAGCTGGTGATGTAAAGAAACATCCTTGA
- the CAAP1 gene encoding caspase activity and apoptosis inhibitor 1 isoform X2, with translation MLSCETKCNVLSGEKVEEAEQPSDIEEGGLDLTVSLKPVSFYIGDKKEMLQQCFCVIGEKKLQKMLPDTLKNCSMDEIKRLCMEQLELLSEKKLLKILEGKIGADSDTDEEADGGDKTGGDSVSQQDNSIDSTSSLREDSKLEGQESKQGKGEDSDVLSINADAYDSDIEGPCNEEDGPDVQESTVRSGAGQIDDLQKDIEKSVNEILGLAESSPKEPKAATLAVPPSEDVQPSAQQLELLELEMRARAIKALMKAGDVKKHP, from the exons ATGCTTTCATGT GAAACAAAGTGCAATGTACTCTCTGGAGAAAAAGTGGAAGAAGCTGAACAACCCAGTGATATAGAAGAAGGAGGATTAGATCTCACTGTGTCACTCAAACCTGTCAGTTTCTACATTGGGGACAAAAAGGAAATGCTTCAACAGTGTTTCTGTGTTATAGGGGAGAAGAAACTACAGAAGATGCTGCCTGATACTTTAAAG AACTGTTCCATGGACGAAATCAAAAGACTTTGCATGGAGCAGTTGGAGCtgttatctgaaaaaaaactgTTGAAGATACTTGAAG GCAAGATTGGAGCTGATTCTGATACTGACGAGGAGGCAGATGGAGGAGACAAGACTGGAGGTGATTCAGTCAGTCA ACAGGACAACAGTATAGACTCAACTTCTTCTCTGAGAGAAGACAGCAAGCTGGAAGGTCAGGAATCAAAACAAG GCAAGGGAGAAGATAGTGATGTCCTCAGCATAAATGCAGATGCATATGACAGTGACATAGAAGGCCCATGCAATGAAGAGGATGGTCCAGATGTGCAGGAGAGCACTGTCAGAAGTGGAGCTGGCCAGATAGATGACCTTCAGAAGGACATTGAGAAGAGTGTGAATGAGATTCTGGGGTTGGCAGAGTCCAGCCCGAAGGAGCCCAAAGCAGCAACCTTAGCTGTTCCTCCATCAGAAGATGTTCAGCCATCAGCACAACAGCTGGAACTTCTGGAACTTGAGATGAGGGCCAGAGCTATTAAGGCTCTGATGAAAGCTGGTGATGTAAAGAAACATCCTTGA
- the CAAP1 gene encoding caspase activity and apoptosis inhibitor 1 isoform X3, with translation MLQQCFCVIGEKKLQKMLPDTLKNCSMDEIKRLCMEQLELLSEKKLLKILEGKIGADSDTDEEADGGDKTGGDSVSQQDNSIDSTSSLREDSKLEGQESKQGKGEDSDVLSINADAYDSDIEGPCNEEDGPDVQESTVRSGAGQIDDLQKDIEKSVNEILGLAESSPKEPKAATLAVPPSEDVQPSAQQLELLELEMRARAIKALMKAGDVKKHP, from the exons ATGCTTCAACAGTGTTTCTGTGTTATAGGGGAGAAGAAACTACAGAAGATGCTGCCTGATACTTTAAAG AACTGTTCCATGGACGAAATCAAAAGACTTTGCATGGAGCAGTTGGAGCtgttatctgaaaaaaaactgTTGAAGATACTTGAAG GCAAGATTGGAGCTGATTCTGATACTGACGAGGAGGCAGATGGAGGAGACAAGACTGGAGGTGATTCAGTCAGTCA ACAGGACAACAGTATAGACTCAACTTCTTCTCTGAGAGAAGACAGCAAGCTGGAAGGTCAGGAATCAAAACAAG GCAAGGGAGAAGATAGTGATGTCCTCAGCATAAATGCAGATGCATATGACAGTGACATAGAAGGCCCATGCAATGAAGAGGATGGTCCAGATGTGCAGGAGAGCACTGTCAGAAGTGGAGCTGGCCAGATAGATGACCTTCAGAAGGACATTGAGAAGAGTGTGAATGAGATTCTGGGGTTGGCAGAGTCCAGCCCGAAGGAGCCCAAAGCAGCAACCTTAGCTGTTCCTCCATCAGAAGATGTTCAGCCATCAGCACAACAGCTGGAACTTCTGGAACTTGAGATGAGGGCCAGAGCTATTAAGGCTCTGATGAAAGCTGGTGATGTAAAGAAACATCCTTGA